The genomic segment cctagtccaacaaggccacacctccaaatagtgccactccctggccgaagtatatacaaaccatcacaggggtCTCACTGTCCTGGCCCATAGTGGTCTTCAACTCCTAGATTCAATCTTTTAGCCTCAGGTTCCTGAGTAGATGGGACCACAGGAATgatgcaccaccaggcctggcccGTTTTAACCTGCCAGGAAAGTTGAAATCATATACTTAAAATGTAAAGCACATGCATTATGCCACATGACCACATCTGTCCCCCaatacacaaaatacataaatgtaaaaagaaaaactaaatcaaCCTAAAGCTGGGTAGTAGAAAAGAATAAAACCCAAAGCCTCAGCTAGGTGTATATGCATACAGGGTTGTGGTTCGTTCCTTGTTTGGTATTGTATCCATCTCTAGATTTGAAAGCTTGAGAACTATAGAGGTCACtgtcttctttaaaaagaaagaaagaaagaaagaaagaaagaaagaaagaaagaaagaaaccccagCTTCCATCCCATGTTTTTGCTCCCCAgggtcttcttccttctctccctccttccctttttcctttcctctctcccttcctccctccctccctctgtaccttcctctctccctccctttctctctccctctctccctcctccatctctcctccatccctccctctctctcccttcctccctctttcatctctcctccttcccttcctcctccatctctccttcttccctccctcttccctccctcctccctccctcttctctccctcctccctccttcttcccttctccctcccttccttcctatgtTGTTCACTCCCACCCACCATGACCATTCTCGGTAGAGAATGCCGCCGCTGTCCAGCCCCGCCCCACTTCTGTTCTTGCTGTTCATAAGTGGCTTATGATAGTGTCAGTCTCCAAGACTTGAGGCTGTTTTTTAAAACGACTAAATGTTTccataacaaacaaaaattggaCTTGGGCTTAGAAAAAATATAATCGCAGGCAGGCCTCCCAGACTTTCAGGGGGTTGCAGTGAGTTCCCCAgagggaaacattttttttttaaatcaatataaatGATATTGACTCATAACATTTTGGAAAGGAATCATGGGCGTGGGAGAGCAGAAGTGGAGGGGGAAATCTGTCGGGACAAGAGGGGTTTGATTCAGATCTAAGGAGATCACTTTCTGTGCATTGTACTGGAAGGCTGATGGAGAGAGATCAAGATGAGACTTGTATCACCTTCTTCTCAAGGAGCGTGAGATCCGCCATCAGCCTTGCCAGGAAAGGTAGAAGAAAGGCGGGGCTCCACAGTGTTGCAGACCCTGCCACTAAACCCTTGTGTAGCACTGCCGAGCTAGGTGAGAAGAATTGATAGTTTTAGATAATTGATCGTTTTTAGATAATGTACACGGCCGTGGTGAGCAAAGTCATCAGCCATAAGGCTAATCTTTTAACAGTAGTTCAAACCAAGTATTAGGAAGCTGCATGGGGGCAAGCACAAGGGCCTGAGCACACCCAGGACTCACATAAGGCTCTGggtgttcaggacccacatgaggCTCTGGGTGCATGtaaagacaggtagatccctggaaCACATTCCCCAACTTAGAATCAGTGAACTAGATTCAGttgagagagcctgtctcctcAGAAAAGACAGTAGGCAGCGCAATAGAAGAAGACACCTCTGCCAGCCGCTGGCCTCAACAGACacagcgttctctctctctctctctttctctctctctctctctctctctctctctctctctctctctctctctcacacacacacacacacacacacacacacacacacacacaccatcatgtGTTAGTAAAACCTCAGTCATTATTTAGTGTGTTCTCAGAATGTGCTAGACACACTATATGTATTTACCTTTCTCACAGTAATTCCATAAAGGTGTCTACTGTGAGAGTCCTTGAGGTGGAgacaaggtaaaaataaatacatcactCTTAAACAAGTAGCCATTTGTCCAGGTAAAACCAGGGTCTGATGAATACAGGATTGGCCGGAGTGGGGAGAGCCCCACTTCTGCGGCAAGATCGCTTTTAGAAAGTATTGATTTGTGTGCTTTTTCCAGAATTTTCAAAGCCGCCCAAACAGGTAGATACCCTTGTCTCCCAGGGTTTCTATAGGGCTGAGGCTGAAGAGAAACATTGCCTCAGCTTGATAAGAAGTTTCCCAGACAGGGAGAGATTCTGAGTCCCGCAGGGAGCCTCATCCCTTCAGTGTGTCAGATCCAAACGAGGGACTCTGgtactctagaaagagcaagtcTGGCTGGATTCAGGGATCTTGTGGTGGGGAGAGCGGAGGAATGAGTTCCCGTGGTGACTGGTAAGGACTTTTCTGCATTTGGACCGCAGGTCCTGGAGGAGGAAATAAATGACATTTACTGTACAGATAAAATGATGCACTTAGATGTGCACCCTCCAAAAACACACCCTGAGCAAGTGAGCACACACCCTGAGTAGGTGAGTGGAGCAACTCTGTACTTCTATTGGCCGCCCGAGCTTAAGGACTGCGGCTGCCCGTGCGGTTTCCGCTTCTTCTGCTCCGTGGAAGGCAACGGTGCCTCACCCTACCCAGCCTGGATTATCCCACTGAGCCCACCCTTCTGGTTCCAGTAGTGACTGACATGCCACAAGCAAGAAGCAACAGGCTTCATCCATCACCGTGTTGAGGAAAGCATGCGCGCAAGGGGGAGAGAGCATTGTTAGAAATTCCCCAAAGCCACCTGTCTGCTTCCCAAAAGATCAAATCTGCATAAAGCTAAGAAATGTCAGAGTTTACGTTGTTTTTTTGCAGGAGGTCCAGAGCTGAAGTCCTCATGGGATCCCTTCTGTACACCTTCACTATAACTTTTTCCCTTCCCAAGACAACGGTGGCACGTTTACGGAACTGGCCGATATTTACCCTCGATGTTAGAAGTTGCCTGTGGGTGGGGAGGGACTTTACATTGTTTTGTGCCTAACATGTGGCAAAGAGCATAGTAGGTACTTAAATGACACTAAATGTCAGAAAGAACCATTGAATAAACACGAAGCAACCACAGTAGGTCAAGCCTCAGAGATCAAGCGACTCAttgttctgggaatcaaactcagagagTCTGAATGGCTAACTGAGCCTCTGAAAGTTGGTGAGCATAACAACTCTAATGGACAGAGAcatttgactgaaaaaaaaaatgtcccccaTGGGCAAAAGTattaaacacttggtccccagttggagGTGCTGTCTGGGGAAGTTATGAACCCTTTAGGGGGCGgggccttcctggaggaggtaCTTCATGGAAGTACTTAAACGGTTTATAGCCTCACCCtatttcctgctctctctctctccctctcctccccctcccccgccccccccccccaagccttcCCTGCCTTTGAGgactgtgttctttctttctgtttattttctacaagccaaaataaactttttcttaaagttgctttttgtcagggtagTTTATCACAGTAAGAGAAATGTAACTAAAACAACTTTCTTCTGCTTGACATCTCTAGCTGTCATAACATCTCAGGCTCCAAATTTATCATGGATGAATCAAGACCAAATCCAGGGCTACCTGTTCCTATAGCCACCCCTGACCTGTCTAGCTCAGTGCAGTATTATTGTCTTAAGTATCTGCTGCCCTCATTTATAGAGCCCCTTGCCTCCACCACTTTCCAGACCTTCCGATGTCCAGAAAgttgattgctttctttttctttcaaagaacatGTAAACTGATATGAGATTTAAAGGCTTTGagattcattctttttgtttgttggttggtctgttgtttgaggcagggtttcttttgtgtgtccctgactgtactggaactcactctgtagaccaggctggcctcgaactcacagagattcacctgtctctgcctcctgaatgctgggattaaagcttaTGTTACCACCTTCTGGCCAGAGATTCATTCTTGTTCACTGGTTTCTGAGCAATATGGACCGACTCTATGCAGGGTCAGCATAAGTGCTCTCATATGAGGAGAACGAATTCTTCTGCGGAAGACAAAATAAAGTGCAGCCAACTCCAAATGACAACAATGGCTATGAAAAATCTGAATCATAGCAAAAAGCTAGTGACCAGAAGCATGGGAGCAGAAACATGGGAGCAAGAAGACCAAGAAAGAGAAGGCCAGAATGCTGCATTTCCGAGGACAGAATCCATGCTACTAGAGCCCGGCAAATAAAGCTTGTAAGGGAGCGATGGCAGAGGGTCTCGAGGGCCACAGAGAAGGCTGCATTGCCTTCTGTGAGCACTGAGTACCCACTAGTGATGTTAAGTTGGCAGGGACATGGTTGTTTTGCTCTTCTGAAAGACCACCCCGATGGCCAAGTGAAAACTGACCTATGAGGGGTAACGATGGCAACAGGGAGACAAACCCAAGTCACTGACAGTAGCCAAGAGAAGAGCACTCTAGGACTAGGCGAGGGAGCACTGGGAAGCGCTGGACCTGGCATGGGTCTTAGAGGTTAAGGTAGGAGGTCTTAGACTGAATAAAGGCAAATTCTCAGACCTAGTAACATTCCTCGAGGTGGGCTTGAGGGTAGGCACGTGGTGGTACATTTGCTATCACAGAAAAGACTGGAAAAAGCACATTCATAGGAGACAGTAGTAGCCCCAACATGATTGGAAATGTTAACTCTAATGCTATAAAGAGCCAGATATGCAATCCAAGAAATACACAGTAATGGAGGGATTCATGATGTCTAATAGAAAGACTTGTCTGGAAACTGAGGTAAGGAGCTTTCTACTTCTCAAGTGGTCTCATCTAGTCATTGGACAAGGGGCACCCCAATGATTCCAGTATGGGAATGTCTTCCAAGGAAAGAACCCAAGTCTAATCCCTTTGCTTGAGGAGGTGGTGCTAACTCCACAATACACATCTACTGAGTTACTTCTGTTTGGATCTGGAGTGACTCCTTGGGGCCAGTTCAGGGACAGAGCACCCAGCCTTGGCCAAGGACACTACAGTCAGAGAAGTCAGCTGTGAGACAGTCTCTGATGATGAGACcggttttctctccttccctgggTCTGATTGGCCAGACGTCACCCCTGGGAGGGTAGCAGCCCCTCTGTGTGATCAGAAGGATGGATAAGCAGAGGACTGAAAACACAGATCTCTAAAGACATCAGAGATCTCTGTGCTGATCATGGAAGCCCCTGCCACTAAGTTCCCTGTGAGTCCTGAATAAATGACCTTATGTTTTAGAGCTTCTCTAAGTTCAGGCTCCTCTTTTTCTATAGACTTCCTTTCCCCTCCAGAGCTCTGATGCTAATCCCTCAGACACAAaactcctttcctttccccacctTCCCTGTCCATTCATCGGACAGAGTAGcagcatctttttttaaaaaaaaagaagagacagagtctcactatgtagctctggctgtcctggaactcactctatagaccaggctggcctccaactcgcagagatccacctgcctcccaagtgctagaatcaaaGACACGAGTCACCTCACCGTCTAGAACAGCAACTCCTCTGTGGTGATGACACCAGTGTATCCAGTGTATCTTGGTGACGAGAATGCTCACGGGTCCAGTGGTCTCCTATGGAGATAGATGTCACATAGGGAAGTTAGCAAATATTAATTATAACTTGTGACCGGTAGTGCCTCTAAAGGGGAAGGATGATGGGGTATGTTATGTGTCAATGTAGCTTTTACCCTCTAGAGATAAATGTAGTCTCCAATTATGACCTCAGTCTGCTAACTTAGGCCAAGTCCTGGAAACTTTTAGCCTCTAGCCTCTATACAGTCTTATctaagcctagaatgttttcactctctgactctctgagaCCTACTGCTGAATAGgctcacccttttttttttttttttttttttccctctctttctgagctctggctggctgatcAACTCAGCTGCTCTAGCTCAAAACTCTTCACACTGACTAActcaatctgttctctctctgtctctgtctctctctgtctctttctctgtcttttctgaattgctttgcttggcctcatactaactttggcaatatgctctaatcttctggcttcttctcattctttggctctttctgttttcatctgcatctagcttgttctctcttaaACCTGTCTCTCTATAATTATCcctgtaaaactgcctcctcctcctcctctttcttcttctcctcttcctcttcctcctctcctctttctctgtactgctctcttaagtagcttccctttcctctctcttctcatgagtcGGGCATaccctattctgtcaaatctttccctgattcatcactttgtctgccactcaaatagacatcacttttaaacacaggtgcttccttctacaaattaactttaccttcattgtttgagattaaaggtgtgtactaagggtgagtctatattccagccagagggattaaaggtgtatactaaaggctgagccacaccacaactaaaagcAGGAATTCAGTAAATAACATAACcttggggttcacaatgtgaaCAAGTATCCCACAACAGTTTTCagggacaaaatgacagcctactgAGCTGGTCATCTCCTCTAAGGAAATGACATTTCAATAACATCCAGGGGCTGAGACAAATGAGAGTACTTGCCTATTATGGATGAGGACCTGGATTTTATCACCAGGATCTAAGTTAGTAAGTAAACTATGAGCTGAGAAATAAGAAGGATCCAGAAAGGAAGGGCAAGATCCAGCCTGAGCGACAGCAAAACTGTTGTTTGTTCCCATGTTCTGGTCAGTGATAAGCTCGGGAGCATCTTATACCTCTCTTCCCTTTAGGGAGGTGTGATCACTATGGACGCCATTGAGCACGGAGCACTGCCTCTTCACTAAGCACCCAAGGTGAGCACCCACCATGCAGGCACTAGCCTCAGGCAAACCATACTGAGAACAAAGCCCCTTTCCTTCTGAGATTCTTTAGGAAAGTCCCTCATCTCCACCTAAAAGAGGGGATGAGAATTAATTCAGGGAAACAGTGTTCCAGGTTTCCCTCCTAGGTCTTCTGATATCCTCCTTGGCTAATCCAGAAGACAGGGAAATGGATTTGAAAGTGAGTGTCAAATCCAGAGGCAGATcataatttctttgtttagtcAATCATAGAAAGACATCAACTTGTCTTAGTAAGATGTTGGTTTTGGttattggtttttggttttttttttttttttttttggtttggtttggttttctgtcaTAAAACATCATGCaagacaaattataaaataaaaaacttgagcagatcccgggcggcagctctgcctccaatctcacagaacccagaggagtcaggcctcccaggagctctaactggggcagtatcttaggtaaggagacagcaacacttgccccaaacagggagtaactgggacccactaggacccaggagtCACTCCTggtctggagcactggttccttctggtctggacccgagcactgagcagatcccaggccccagctctaaccccagtagtaatacccaccccacacagttctgatacaaccaagataataggaaagaaaggctccagtcagagacagggcaggcagCACTAAGGatatccagatggcgaaaggcaagtacaagaacataagcatcagtaactagggtacttggcatcattagaacctagccatcccacaatagaaagtcctgaatttcccatatcaccaggaaagcaagattcagatttaaaatcacttctaataatgatgatagaggactttaagaagggcataaataatactctcaaagaaattgagaagaacacaggtaaacaggtagaagcccttaaagaggaaacacaaaaatcccttaaagaattacaagaaaacacaaccaaacaggtgaaggaattgaacaaaactatccaggacataaaaatgaaagtagaaacaataaagaaatcacaaagggagactaccctcaagatagaaaacctaggaaagaaatcaggagtcatagacacaagcatcaccaacagaatataagatatagaagagatagaagagagaatctcaggtgcagtagataccatagaaaatattgacacaactgtcaaagaaaacacaaaatggggaaaggggatgg from the Arvicanthis niloticus isolate mArvNil1 chromosome 12, mArvNil1.pat.X, whole genome shotgun sequence genome contains:
- the LOC143444032 gene encoding uncharacterized protein LOC143444032, which translates into the protein MTRQRWKEAVPGLCACSFFIALHSTSKEDANNRILFNSLYCRSASSFFQGTLSAQGDHWTREHSRHQDTLDTLVSSPQRSCCSRRSAVLHKGLVAGSATLWSPAFLLPFLARLMADLTLLEKKVKTGQAWWCIIPVVPSTQEPEAKRLNLGVEDHYGPGQ